A region of the Bacillota bacterium genome:
CGGAACTGGTATCCGAAAATGAAGCCGCAGGGCATCATCGTAGGGCATGACTACGATTGGGACACTGTGCGGGCAGCTGCCCAGCAGTTCGCCCGCGAAAAGGGATTGCGGTTTTTACCGTCTTCGACGCAAACCATGTTTTTGCTGCCGATGCCGCAGGCATCACCCCAGCCTGAACGTCCCTCCGCGCCCGTAGACCTGTTCGTTGCCTCGTGCGTGTAGGTGAACTGGGGGTGCTGGAAACCACGGGATCGTAGCCGCAGGGCTTTAGCCTGCGCCACCGAGTGCTCCGGACATAACGGTGCTGCCGGTCTGGTTCAACAGCCAGCCTGTCCACTCCGTCAAACCCTCACCCGTGCGGCACGAGACGCGCAGGATGGGCATCTCCGGGTTCAGCCGCCGCACGTCCCGCGTGAACTGCGCCTCGTCGAAATCCAGATACGGGATCAGGTCTACCTTGTTCAGCACAGTAACCTGCGCGGTGCGGAACAGGGCGGGGTACTTGGCGGGTTTATCGTGTCCTTCTGCCGCGCTCACCACTGCCACCCGTCGTGTCTCGCCGAGGTCGAACACGACCGGGCAGACCAGATTGCCCACGTTTTCGATAAACAGCAATTGCACGCCGTCCAGGTCGATTTGCTCCAGCGCACGCAGCACCATGGTCGCATCGAGGTGACAGCCGCCTTCCGTGTTAATCTGCACCACCGGCACGCCCAGTTTGGCGATGCGCTCGGCGTCGCGGGTGGTGTCGGGGTCGCCCTCGATGACGGCGATGTGGACTTTATCTTTCAGTTCGCGGATAGCGCACTCGATCAGGGAGGTCTTGCCCGAGCCGGGCGCACTGATGAGATTGAGCGCGACGACCCCAGCCTCTTGCAACTGCTGGCGCACCACCTGCGCGTGCTGTTCGCTTGCCTCCATAATTCGCCTGATCACTTTAATCTCCATCGGATCCCTCCATCAGTGTAATGGCGACTATCTCCAGCTCCTCGCCTGCCACCACCTCCGCACCCATCGCGCCGCAGGACGGACACTCCCAGAAAACGTCTTTCGGGCGATACTCGTTGCCGCAGACTTTGCACCGCACCTGCGCGGGAACCGTTTCCCACTGCAGGGAAGCCTCCGACAGGGGGGTATCCTGCTTCAGGATGTCAAAGGCGAAAAGGAGGGCGTCGGGCACGACCTGGCGCAGCTCACCGATGCGAAGATGTATCTGGTTGACCTTTCCGCCTCCGTTCGTCTGGACAACCTCCTGTGTGGCGCGCACGATGGCGTCGGCTATCGAAAACTCATGCATCCTCTTCGCCTTTCTGCAAGTCTAGCAAGATATAGCGTACCACATCCTCTACGGCTTTTGCGACCTCTTCGGACAAGCCTTCGCCCTCGCCAAAATCGCTGCCCTCGATGCCATAGATGACCAGTTTCTGGGGGAGCCGGTTCAGCGCATGTGCCAGGGCAAGGATTTCGTTCAAGCCCATCGCGTGTGTTGAAGAGAAGCGCATGTTTGCGGGAAGGGTTTGCGTTGAGGCGTCAAAGCGCATCACCTCGCCAGCTGCCCGCCCCGAGCGCATGGCGTCAACCACGATGACCCGGCCAAAGCCCTGCCAGATGTCCAGTACCATCGTCAGGTCGCCGGGGCACTCTATAACCTCCACATCTCGGGGTGCAAGCAGGCGGATGCGGCGAACAACAGCTATCCCCGCGCCGTCATCCCGACGATACGGGTTGCCAATACCGATGACGATGGCTTTGTGCATGGTGAGTGTCTCCCGCGTTGAGTGGCAGATGCGGTGGAACGTCTCTCCATTTGTTCACCACGCCAGCGCCTGAGACCTCTATCTGTCCAGCGTGTCGGTGGCTGGAGCAGGGGTTGGATGGGAGGAGCGCAAAGGATAGAATAGGGTTCGTCTCATTCTTCGCTGGAGGAACAAAGCGTTGAAAGGGCACCGAAGAGCGAAGGTTGTAATCGGGGTCGTGTTGCTGGCGCTGGCAGCGGGGATGGCATGGCGCTGGTGGGGGATGGGGTCTTCCCATCTGCGAAACGTGGTGTTTGCCAGCGGCACCATTGAGGCTACAGAGGTGGATGTCAGCGCAAAGGTATCCGGTAGAATCCTCAAACTGCTGCTCGATGAGGGAGATGCAGTGCTCGCGGGGCAGGTTATCGCCCTGATAGACGCCAGGGAGATTCGGGCGCAGGTTGCGCAGGCGCGGGGAGCTTATGAGGCAGCGCAGGCGCGACTGAGGGAGCTGTTGAGCGGA
Encoded here:
- the hypB gene encoding hydrogenase nickel incorporation protein HypB encodes the protein MEIKVIRRIMEASEQHAQVVRQQLQEAGVVALNLISAPGSGKTSLIECAIRELKDKVHIAVIEGDPDTTRDAERIAKLGVPVVQINTEGGCHLDATMVLRALEQIDLDGVQLLFIENVGNLVCPVVFDLGETRRVAVVSAAEGHDKPAKYPALFRTAQVTVLNKVDLIPYLDFDEAQFTRDVRRLNPEMPILRVSCRTGEGLTEWTGWLLNQTGSTVMSGALGGAG
- the hypA gene encoding hydrogenase maturation nickel metallochaperone HypA — protein: MHEFSIADAIVRATQEVVQTNGGGKVNQIHLRIGELRQVVPDALLFAFDILKQDTPLSEASLQWETVPAQVRCKVCGNEYRPKDVFWECPSCGAMGAEVVAGEELEIVAITLMEGSDGD
- a CDS encoding hydrogenase maturation protease, which translates into the protein MHKAIVIGIGNPYRRDDGAGIAVVRRIRLLAPRDVEVIECPGDLTMVLDIWQGFGRVIVVDAMRSGRAAGEVMRFDASTQTLPANMRFSSTHAMGLNEILALAHALNRLPQKLVIYGIEGSDFGEGEGLSEEVAKAVEDVVRYILLDLQKGEEDA